The genomic segment tgacttattgtttaaatcacatttttatgtttccacgtcactatatataaaaataaatccgGCAATTTCTGCACTGGCCACTAGACCTAACGATAAGTCAAGACTTCCTATTCTGTAAAGATCACTTTTTTAGCAGTCAGCTCATTATCTCAGGCAGGATTATAACAACAGATATCACCTCTGCATAGATAACACAGTATCCTCCATTCCCAAGAGGTGATATCACAGTTTATCTACTCCATCCTAACCTCTACACAggccacagagcatgcctagaaaaaccTCAGAGAGGTCCCATCCTGTCTATTGTGTCCagggcccatgtggctgctgtaaagcatatctccaaCCAGAAGTCTTTGCACATTATTAGTTCTATTGGCCAGTGTGAATACTTCACAATTGTAAGATTGTTTTTAAATATAGTATTAAATATAGTGACATGGTAAATGTAAAaatcccccaaatttttttttaacataaaaacttgatttaaacactaGGTCATTTTCTAATAACACTTCCCTTtacttgaaggggttatccaaccccaaaaACCACTTacgtttaacttataaatgacagaccgctgaaataaactcgcctgtctctactttattctgcctttagtatgggcagcataaggtTGATGACAGGCTCCCTTGATTATTGTCGTTTGCAACACAATGAATAAATGTAAATATATGTCCGACATCAATCTGTTAATTTTTGCAGAGTAATTTATTTTACCAAAATAAACTTCAGGAAAGTTACAACTTCACAGCAAGTAGAGAAGAAACCAGTTATGAAATAAAGACATTAATCCGCAATGTTGTGGGATGATGACATTTCTTCTGCTCATGTTCAtgttagaacagggatcagcaacctccggcactccaggtgttcggaaactacaactcccagagtgctccattcactagaagaacagctgagcatgtttgcatgctgggagttgtagttccacagcagccggagtgctgaaggttgctgatccctgtgttaGAACATCTAGACCTAGTAAACGTAGTACTTACACATTTGCTTTTCAAATGTTCTTTCTTTTAAGAAGCTGTGGTCTAATCTTATGATGAAAAACATGAATTGCTGGTGTCTTCCATTCTTTAGACCAAGCTATGTATATAGTGGTTCATGTGCATGTAAGGATCAGAGAGCAGAAAGAATTTCAAATATCTCGCCAAAAGGCATTCTGACAGTAGATGTTTATTTCCGATTCATAAAATAGCCGCTTTACAAGATTCCACACATTGCTCATTATTAGTAACTCTtttgttgtaaaaaaaataaaatccactCCGCACAAATAGCAAACCTTAAAGGGGTCTTACcaggattgatgtaaaaaatgaaaatcggacatcatatagtacatgacaccaTGCTAGCATCTTTTtgtaacaaaactagaaccagccctgcacctcacatgcatccagagatctccccattcattgctgcagTTGATCTGCTAGCTTATTTCAGGCtgccagctcagggggtgtgtcttttccactgcagctgtctccctatcacagttcagggggcgtgtccattctcagGAGGctggtcttttctgctgcagcttatcAGAGCTTCTAACAGTAGTTGCAGCTGGGGGTGAGCATGGaaatgagcatgtgtgaccacctcagttaGGTGGACGAATAAACATGGAAAAGAACAATCAATGGgtagcgctatacagatacattgtattgaataactcaatggctatgctaaatttttcattacatgtaatagatatttcttttttgggtacaaatataacttaaagaggacctttcacttgtaaaaacaatgtgaactaagtatgctgacatgtagagcggcgctcggggatctcactgcacttactattatccccgggcgccgctcctttctcctgctatgccctccggtaccttcgctcagtaagttatagtaggcggtgtcttcccttgtcctgtgggcgtctccttcttctaggctgtagcgctggccaatcgcagcgcacagctcacagcctgggagaaaaaaacctcccaggctgtgagctgtgcgctgcgattggccagcgctgcagcctaggagggggagacgcccacaggacaagggaagatacCGCCTACTATAATTTactgagcaaaggtaccggagggcatagcaggagaaaggagcggcgcccggggataatagtaagtgcagtgtgatccccgggcgccgctctacatgtcagcatacttagttcacattgtttttacaagtgaaaggtcctctttaaaaggattATCCGCTTGCTTTATATAATCAGATTTGTTAGAAGAGCCCCACCATTAGCTGATTACAGGACCCCCATTTACCATCTGTAATCTGCAGAGAAACCTGGCTGAAggttcctgcagcgccaccacaggtgaaATTAAGCATTGCAAGATAACGGTTGATGCCTCTGTAGCTTATGTCAGATCTTTCAAAGTGAGAGGTTTCTCCTCCACTTTGGCTAATAGTTGAAGATACTGAACAGGTCTTCCTCCCTTTTTAACTTATGCTGGAATATTGTAGATTATTTGAAAATGtgttttctaaaccagacaacTCTTTCATGCGATCGTTCAATTATTAGAGTTGCATAACTTTTAATAAGACTGTAGAAAAAGTGTGCAtttccttaaagaggttgtaccATGACACACATTCCCCATCCACTGGATAAAGCATATGTTATTCACTGGAGTCCTACCAAACACGAGAACTGTGAGCCCCATGTTCCTCCATTTAAATGAAGCTGTGGTCACACATAcgcactgctgctccattgaaCTCTGAGAATGCTGGAGATAACCGACTCAGCTATCTCAATCAGTCCCATAGAGCTAAATAGAGCAGCAGTGTGTATGGGTGGCTGCTGCTCCATTTAAAGGGGGAAGACACatcccctgtcctgtggataggggttaTTCAGTAAAAGATATTTCTTAAAATCGGCGTCACACTGTGTATTTTCagtctgtaaaaaataaataaagtcatAACGTACAAGTTGTCCATTCCATTACCTGCTGCCCATTTCTCTTTTGTGGAATCCAACGACAGTTAGATGCATAGTAATGACGGTAACCATCTGACCTTAGAGAATAGTAGCAAGACATGGTTTTTTGACCACATAGTTATAGACCTAGTCTTAAAGTAATAGTGTGTCCATATTTCatttctttgtttaaaaaaaaagttacataaaCATTCTTGCTTtctaatgttttatatgttttatttctTCTAGGTGACTAACAAAAAGATTCTAGGCACAAAGAAGCAGGAAGACTTTACTAATTCTACAGTTCCAGACCTATGGAGAACCAACTTTCTAACTGAGACCAAGCTCTCGAAATTAGACATGGCCTTGCTACTTTTTGGAGCGTGCTTCTTCTTTATTCAGCCTCAAGGAGTGTTGTCTCGGCCAACCTCGATCGATGTAAGGATCTTTACATCACCCTCTCCAGCTTACGAGCTGAAGGACACCTCTCATCTCAATGGCACCTACCAGCATTTGCCGCACACCATTATTATTGGAGTACGTAAAGGGGGGACTAGGGCTCTGTTAGAAATGCTCAGCCTACATTCCGATATTGCGGTGGCTGAGAGTGAAATACATTTCTTCGACTGGGAAAACCAGTACGTGAAAGGTCTACCTTGGTACTTGAGCCAAATGCCTTTCTCCTACTCTCACCAACTTACAGTGGAGAAGACTCCAGCCTATTTCACATCAACTCATGTTCCTGAACGCATATACAATATGAACAGCACCATTAAGATCTTGCTTATCTTAAGAGACCCTATTGAGAGAGTCTTATCAGACTATACCCAAGTCTATTATAATCACTTGCAGAAAAATAAGACCTATCCTCCGGTGGAGAGTCTACTTCTAAGAAATGGTGAACTCAATATCGACTACAAAGCCATAAACAGGAGTTTATATTACAGTTATATGGAAAACTGGCTGAAATACTTCCCACTCCGAAACATTCACATTGTTGATGGTGACTATTTGATTAAGGATCCGTTCCCCGAAATTCAGAAGGTAGAGAGGTTTCTGAACCTTTCCCCTCAAATCAACGCATCCAATTTTTACTTCAATAAGACCAAAGGGTTTTACTGCTTACGGGACAGTGGTCGGGAGCGCTGTTTACACGAGTCCAAAGGACGGGCTCACCCACACATAAGCTCTGTTCTTTTTGGGAAATTATGTGACTACTTTTATGAACCCAATAAGAAATTCTTTGAGCTTGTCGGGAGGACATTCGATTGGATGTAGATAAGAGGTTAGGTTgtaacattaacttttttttagaaaTGTTGCATTGTATTTAATAAGAATATTTAAGCTATAAGTTATTTATAAATTGCATCTTCTGGAAAGGACTCGGATATGAAGAAATAAGctagttatatttttatactgtaACTGTGAATACTCTTTGTATAGATTTTCTTGGATAATAAACGATAATTTTTGAATATAACAAAATCCTAATTTTTTTTGATACttctgttgcaaaaaaacctaTTTTTctatttgtcttgttagattttatTTTCCATCTTTATAGTTTCTAGATTGATATGCAATGTTTTAACCTGACCatatccaaaagctaagcaattaGAGGGCACAGTAGCTCTGTTTGCAGATTACTAGGCAAGTAAAAGTTCTTAAATGAAGGGTGAATCGGTTTGCCAATTTTGATATACATTTTTCAGTGCTTCGACCTCAGTCCTGTGCAGGATTTGTGGTGTACAGATCTGTAACACAGCCCACATAGAATGCCAAAGGCCCATAATGTACCTCGGCCCATGCTGTATTTCAGAAGTACTCTACCCTAGAAGCTTTGAGATCAGTAGGGACTCTGTGTGCTGAAGTACAGGCTATGTGCATGTGAAACTGGGAAGTTGTCAAATTCATCTTACCTGACAAATGAATAAAGATTTGGAATTTGATGTGAGAACAGTAAATTGGGTACTTGAAAATCATCTTGTAACCTTTTAGCAATGAATTGTTTTTTTAAAGTAATCTGAACTTACATAATAAAGAATATCACAGAATGCAGTTTTCTCTAAGACGTGATTCTTTCTCTATATGAAAGAAAAATTGAGACGTTAGATATCAGATAATCATAAATATGATAGATGGATAGGTAGAGAGAGatgtgagatagatagagattagatggatagagagagagagatatatgacAGAGATATGAGATACATGGATATGAGATTGATACATAGATAtccgatagataaatggatatgaGATAGAAACCAGATAAATATGGTATAAGATAGATAGGTAaagagagatatgagatagagatgATAAATATTAGAGAGATgtgagataaatagatatagtatgagataaatattagataaaggcaaaaccgttaacagatttatttaaccaatcattagtaacaggagtcgtcccggaagattggaaattggcaaatgtcgtgcccattcacaagaaaggtagtagggaggaatcgagcaactatagaccagtgagtctgacatcaatagtaggcaaattaatggaaaccctattaaaggataggattgtggaacatctaaaatcccatggattgcaagatgaaaaacaacatgggtttacttcagggagatcatgtcaaacaaatcttatagatttttttgactgggtgaataaaataatagacggtggaggtgcagtagacatcgcatatctagattttagtaaggcttttgacactgtcccacatagaagacttatcaataaactgcagtcattgagcatggactcccatattgttgagtggattaggcagtggctgagtgacagacaacagagggttgtagtcaatggagaacattcaaaacaaggtaatgttaccagtggggttccacagggatctgtactgtgaccgattttgtttaatatcttcataagtgatattgcaaaaggcctcgctggtaaggtttgtctttttgctgatgacacaaagatatgtaacagggttgatgttcctggagggaaacgccaaatggaaaaggatttaggaagactagaagaatggtcagaactctggaaactgaaattgaatgtggataagtgcaagataatgcacctggggcgtaaaaacccaagggcagaatatagaatatttgacacagtcctgacctcagtatctgaggaaagggatttaggagtaattatttcagaagacttaaaggtgggaagacaatgtaatagagcagcacgaaatgccagcagaatgcttggatgtatagggagaggtataagcagtagaaagagtgaagtgcttatgccgctgtacagaacactggtgagacctcacttggagtattgtgcgcagtactggaggccatatctccagaaggatatagatactctagagagagttcagagaagagctactaaactagtacatggattgcaggataaaacttaccaggaaaggttaaaggaccttaatatgtatagcttggaataaagaagagacagaggggatatgatagaaacttttaaatacataaagggaatcaactcggtaaaggaagagagcatatttaaaagaagaaaaactaccacaagaggacacagttttaaattagaggggcaaaggtttaaaagtaatataaggaagtattactttactgagagagtagtggatgcatggaatagccttcctgcagaagtcgtagctgcaaatacagtgaaggggtttaagcatgcatgggataggcataaggccatccttcatataagatagggccgggggctatccttagtattcagtatattgggcagactagatgggccaaatggttcttatctgccgacacattctatgtttctatatacattatattagataatgaggaaataacacattgTATTGGAGCTTCATTCACAAACCAATTTTAAAGTAAGGCATAAAGAGCAATTCTCTGATAAAATATTCTCATTTGAATTGCTCTTTTTTCACATGTTTGAAGTACACATTAAGATCCTTAAGGAATTTGAGATTCCCAGGGTTTTCCCCTGCTGGACACAGCAGCAGGCACCATTACCATTAATCCTGTGTCTGCCTCTGCAGATACGAGCTGTCATGATCTTCTGTCAGCACATCACGATAGACTGTGCCTGCACTGCATCCAGATAACATTGCATTCTGCTGGCagcccctgcagggtgagcgcagTACATGGAGTCTGGAGATCTCGGTTGTCCTGTCTTTTATCAAAATCATCCTGCACTGTATCCATCATCCATAGCACTAAGACTCTGTACCATGTTAAAAGAATTCGCTAAAACCCAGTGTTAAACTCTTACACACAGTGCAGACATAGAAGCATGCATAAAAACTAAAAATGGAGTACTCTGCTGGGGCATATGCTTAGTAGGGTACCTTCATACTGCGTTCATCAGAGTCTCTTTCAGCAGACCCTGCACACAAGTTGAGAAGAAAAGCACTGCAAGAAACAGTATTTCCCATCATTTCGATGGACACCATCACGAAGCCTGACACAAAGGGGTCTACTATAAGTCAGTGGTGTCTGTTGGGTGCTGTTGACATCCATCATACTGTGGACCGATCACTTTGTTTTTTTAACAGAGCCTACTCCATCCTacccagtaagaaaaaaaaacttgacaTTAGAGatcagcgaatcgaagttgacaaagtggaattcgatccgaaattcaggaaaaatttgatttgcaccgaagccgaatttcctcacgcttcgtggtaacgaatcacattttttgctaaaaatggctgctgcacgtgttaggacatggagcatggAACTctcggaaggcgggatcacccacaatgccatgtatgcagccaatcagcagccagccagccctgtgatgtcacagccctataaataacctcagccattttggattctgccattttccagtgtacttagtgcagggagagacgtcagcagccgctagggacagtgctaggaaagacttcattgtgctgaaaaaactatttacaagttcaggtaAAGATtaatcaaggtgtagggaaaggataaggaggaatcatctacactataaaaagagaacagggtgcaatagtgtacagcctgggtaataggagcgattctattacaccttgctgcactaattggggatccaaattgcagttattatactgcttttaggttgtttgcactatatgatacatcactaattccagcaaaccttgcttgttattggggtgcaagttctgtgatacagccatttacggggtgtatgaaTAGGACATTtacgtacatcctattagccgttctgtgttGATTTTTACATTGTATAACTTTTTTTTGAGGGTGTattaattgggggaaaaaaatatatgacataattgccgttcagctgtgaagttacattgtactacagccatttatggagtgtattaataggaaagagagaagatacgtatgtcctattagccattctgcattgattttacattgttttactttttgggggggtttattaatagtaaaaagaaaacgtcttaattgccgttctgcggagaagttacattgtactacagttatttacatggtgtgttaaaagaaaatatatacgtacgttctgcagtgaatagtgattgttatttctttttttgaggtgaagtaataggaaaaagaatacgtcttaattgctgttctgcagtgaagttacattataCTACGgccttttttgggggtattattttaatttaattattttattatacagtatgtcagacagacaggtgacaggcccttcaaaggaaacgggcagtggccaaaatgtttctgtcacaggcagaagaaggggagtggcagcaggagtcacagcaagaggtctgagctcctggtgtcatctagcggtcgtgtctggaCCAGCAACTCAGcagtgctttaaccacctcagcccccagtgcttaaacaccctgaaagaccaggccactttttacacttctgacctacactactttcattgtttattgctcggtcatgcaacttaccacccaaatgaattttacctccttttcttctcactaatagagctttcatttggtggtatttcattgctgctgacatttttactttttttgttattaatcgaaatttaacgatttttttgcaaaaaaatgacatttttcactttcagttgtaaaattttgcaaaaaaaaacgacatccatatagaaattttgctctaaatttatagttctacatgtctttgataaaaaaaaaatgtttgggtaaaaaaaaaatggtttgggtaaaagttatagcgtttacaaactatggtacaaaaatgtgaatttccgctttttgaagcagctctgactttctgagcacctgtcatgtttcctgaggttctacaatgcccagacagtacaaacaccccacaaatgaccccatttctgaaagtacacaccctaaggtattcgctgatgggcatagtgagttcatagaactttttattttttgtcacaagttagcggaaaatgatgattttttttcttttttttttttttcttacaaagtctcatattccactaacttgtgacaaaaaataaaaagttctatgaactcactatgcccatcagcgaataccttggggtctcttctttccaaaatggggtcacttgtggggtagttatactgccctggcattctaggggcccaaatgtgtggtaaggagtttgaaatcaaattctgtaaaaaatgacctgtgaaatccgaaaggtgctctttggaatatgggcccctttgcccacctaggctgcaaaaaagtgtcacacatctggtatctccgtactcaggagaaggtggggaatgtgttttggggtgtcattttatatatacccatgctgggtgagagaaatatcttggcaaaagacaacttttcccatttttttatacaaagttgtcatttgaccaagatatttatctcacccagcatgggtatatgtaaaaagacaccccaaaacacattcctcaacttctcctgagtacggggataccagatgtgtgacacttttttgcagcctaggtgggcaaaggggcccatattccaaagagcacctttcggatttcactcctcattttttcctgaatttga from the Bufo bufo chromosome 2, aBufBuf1.1, whole genome shotgun sequence genome contains:
- the HS3ST1 gene encoding heparan sulfate glucosamine 3-O-sulfotransferase 1, giving the protein MALLLFGACFFFIQPQGVLSRPTSIDVRIFTSPSPAYELKDTSHLNGTYQHLPHTIIIGVRKGGTRALLEMLSLHSDIAVAESEIHFFDWENQYVKGLPWYLSQMPFSYSHQLTVEKTPAYFTSTHVPERIYNMNSTIKILLILRDPIERVLSDYTQVYYNHLQKNKTYPPVESLLLRNGELNIDYKAINRSLYYSYMENWLKYFPLRNIHIVDGDYLIKDPFPEIQKVERFLNLSPQINASNFYFNKTKGFYCLRDSGRERCLHESKGRAHPHISSVLFGKLCDYFYEPNKKFFELVGRTFDWM